One Halobacterium zhouii genomic region harbors:
- a CDS encoding 7-carboxy-7-deazaguanine synthase QueE — translation MPVNPTAETDTETETDGETLPINELFYSLQGEGTLAGVPSVFVRTSGCNLRCWFCDSYHTSWEPTHGQLSLNDVVAEVESHEKAEHVVLTGGEPLIHEQSVTLLERLDELGYHTTVETNGTVYRDAPIDLASISPKLNSSTPTPEKDPSGDGEWAEHHEKQRIDIDALTRLVDTYDSQLKFVVTGSDDLPEIEKLLAQIRDEASTTVEDSDVLLMPEGVTREQLDDSRNTVAELAMEHGYRYTPRLHVDLWNDAPGT, via the coding sequence ATGCCCGTCAACCCGACCGCCGAAACCGACACGGAGACCGAGACAGACGGCGAGACGCTACCGATCAACGAACTCTTCTACTCATTACAAGGAGAGGGAACGCTCGCCGGTGTGCCGAGCGTCTTCGTTCGCACGAGCGGGTGTAACCTCCGATGTTGGTTCTGTGACTCCTACCACACATCGTGGGAACCCACGCATGGACAGTTGAGTCTAAACGATGTCGTCGCGGAAGTCGAGTCTCACGAAAAGGCTGAGCACGTCGTCCTCACTGGCGGAGAGCCACTCATCCACGAGCAATCCGTTACGCTCCTCGAACGCCTCGACGAATTGGGCTACCACACTACCGTCGAGACGAACGGGACGGTCTATCGCGACGCGCCGATCGACCTCGCGAGCATCAGCCCGAAACTCAACTCTAGCACCCCTACTCCCGAGAAGGATCCAAGCGGGGACGGTGAATGGGCCGAGCATCACGAGAAACAGCGAATCGACATTGATGCACTCACTAGATTGGTCGATACTTACGACTCACAGTTGAAGTTCGTCGTCACTGGATCCGACGACCTCCCCGAAATCGAAAAGTTACTCGCACAAATTCGAGACGAGGCGTCGACGACCGTTGAAGATTCGGACGTCCTCCTGATGCCCGAGGGCGTGACGCGCGAGCAACTCGACGACTCGCGGAACACAGTCGCGGAACTCGCCATGGAACACGGCTATCGCTACACACCGCGCCTCCACGTCGACCTCTGGAACGACGCCCCGGGTACGTAA
- a CDS encoding phospholipase D-like domain-containing protein: MISRQAMTNSLPDAINDLRTRSPETLWGVTAESLYLAVCAVATDTGLSHALNPHHTATVLQTNDERAPETVADAHHFLLAELGLVTTDHELTDRGRLVLAAEQPGDAIRLVAARHLSRAQQLLREFAAIDTDRLPRSELDTLVRDPEDEALIAPLLSSLAFVDLYPEGVILDHETITQTFDRLEQNATHPTVPISLVTALTALDDPHLIACVATAYTDTTVTPTNVTQTTPLDALATTERNSPVRTPTAELANAINDTRTAVVEDANTFEAALDPNSRTVTREDATIDADIVTAALPGDLSSESVTTILDLVATIRAHPSLHSVAVSSLTDSLNLELYPLFQAISNLSGVDCSLRNDLLLTFDAVPAAPQGTDRYDSFRNDLFEALHTRLTWRDALTDITVSETPHTRADVIESIAKGIDDDVVAPTYFVYTLPDPDALGKERTEKYVDDQPALRRERARLKRWKDQRDDDLRRFTEITDRLFTRGQERELDERVVRIMTPYDDDTFSEYTSQLRSLLRDGYELRLLTRHTKQRWEWERLRDNLLGDLEENRENVTIRTYSRYKEYQRITSETDETDLSEFGIHAKLQTIGNPTEGAALLGSANFMENSYNWNPECGVYTENSNFVAAAIDFFDHVWELSEADEVDLTSLQEIPRRSFYPSYYT; this comes from the coding sequence GTGATATCGAGGCAGGCAATGACGAATAGCCTCCCCGACGCGATTAACGACTTGCGGACACGCTCCCCGGAAACACTCTGGGGTGTCACTGCAGAGAGTCTCTACCTCGCCGTCTGCGCCGTCGCGACTGACACTGGACTCTCGCACGCGCTCAATCCACACCATACAGCCACAGTTCTCCAGACGAACGACGAACGTGCTCCTGAAACTGTCGCCGATGCACACCACTTCCTCTTGGCTGAGCTCGGACTCGTCACTACTGACCACGAGTTGACTGACCGAGGTCGACTCGTCCTCGCGGCCGAACAACCCGGCGACGCTATTCGTCTCGTCGCCGCTCGTCATCTGTCGCGTGCCCAGCAACTCCTCCGGGAATTCGCCGCAATCGACACCGATCGCCTTCCGCGAAGTGAACTCGACACGCTCGTTCGTGACCCAGAAGACGAGGCCCTCATCGCGCCACTCCTCTCCTCGCTCGCTTTCGTCGACCTCTACCCAGAAGGTGTCATCCTCGACCACGAAACGATCACGCAGACGTTCGATCGACTCGAACAGAACGCGACACACCCGACTGTACCGATTTCGCTCGTCACCGCACTCACTGCACTCGACGACCCCCATCTCATCGCTTGCGTCGCAACTGCTTACACCGACACTACCGTCACGCCGACAAACGTCACCCAGACTACCCCACTCGACGCCCTCGCCACCACCGAACGCAACTCTCCAGTCCGAACACCGACTGCTGAACTCGCCAACGCGATCAACGACACCCGAACCGCCGTTGTGGAGGACGCTAATACCTTCGAGGCGGCTCTCGACCCCAATTCCCGTACAGTAACACGCGAAGACGCGACCATCGATGCCGACATTGTCACAGCCGCACTCCCAGGCGATCTATCCAGCGAGTCCGTCACCACAATACTCGATCTCGTCGCCACGATTCGCGCTCATCCTTCTCTCCACTCGGTCGCCGTCTCCTCACTCACTGATTCCCTTAATCTCGAACTGTATCCCCTCTTCCAGGCTATCTCCAATCTCTCCGGAGTCGACTGCTCGCTTCGGAACGATCTCCTCCTTACGTTCGACGCCGTCCCTGCCGCCCCACAGGGTACAGATCGCTATGACTCCTTCCGCAATGACCTGTTCGAAGCCCTCCACACGCGTCTCACGTGGCGTGACGCGCTAACCGACATCACGGTCTCAGAAACCCCACATACACGAGCAGACGTCATCGAATCTATCGCCAAGGGCATCGACGACGACGTCGTCGCCCCGACGTATTTCGTCTACACGCTCCCTGACCCAGACGCTCTCGGCAAGGAACGCACAGAGAAGTACGTCGACGACCAACCTGCGCTACGGCGTGAACGCGCGCGCTTGAAGCGCTGGAAGGACCAGCGGGACGACGACCTGCGCCGATTCACGGAGATAACCGACCGCCTCTTCACGCGCGGCCAAGAGCGTGAGCTCGACGAACGCGTCGTCCGTATTATGACGCCGTACGACGACGACACCTTCTCCGAGTACACTTCCCAACTTCGCAGCCTCCTCCGGGATGGCTACGAACTCCGTCTCCTCACGCGGCATACGAAACAACGCTGGGAGTGGGAGCGCCTCCGAGACAACCTCCTCGGCGATCTCGAGGAGAACCGCGAGAACGTCACCATCAGGACATACTCCCGATACAAGGAGTATCAGCGAATCACTAGCGAGACGGACGAAACTGACCTCTCTGAGTTCGGCATTCATGCAAAGCTCCAGACGATCGGGAATCCGACGGAGGGCGCCGCACTCCTCGGCTCGGCGAACTTTATGGAGAACAGCTACAACTGGAACCCCGAATGTGGCGTCTACACCGAGAACTCCAACTTCGTTGCGGCCGCAATCGACTTCTTCGACCACGTCTGGGAACTATCCGAGGCCGACGAAGTTGACCTCACCAGCCTCCAAGAAATCCCGCGGCGCTCCTTCTATCCCTCCTATTACACGTGA
- the folE gene encoding GTP cyclohydrolase I has translation MTQHSQLTQPEDGIDREKVQRATRLFLEALGEDPDRPGLADTWERRVPDAFATLTNGTRESEKPTMRTFDAEGDDLVVKTGIPFHSLCEHHLLPFHGTAHVAYRPSEDVVGLSKLIRYVRWQSRQFTMQERLTNDIAFGLAKELDAPLVLVEMNATHLCEAMRGIETKSTTTTRTTIGEPTDIEREQFQGAIARAEDQQ, from the coding sequence ATGACACAACACTCACAGCTTACACAACCAGAAGACGGTATCGACCGGGAGAAGGTGCAGCGTGCGACGCGCCTCTTCCTCGAAGCGCTCGGTGAAGATCCTGATCGGCCCGGACTCGCTGACACGTGGGAGCGCCGTGTCCCTGATGCGTTCGCGACGCTCACTAACGGCACTCGAGAGAGCGAGAAGCCGACGATGCGGACGTTCGACGCCGAAGGTGATGACCTCGTCGTGAAAACGGGCATTCCTTTTCACTCACTCTGTGAGCACCATCTCCTCCCCTTCCACGGGACGGCCCACGTCGCGTATCGACCCAGCGAGGACGTCGTTGGCCTTTCGAAACTTATCCGTTACGTCCGCTGGCAGTCCCGTCAATTCACCATGCAGGAACGTCTCACTAACGACATCGCATTCGGCCTCGCCAAAGAGCTGGACGCACCACTCGTCCTCGTCGAAATGAATGCCACTCACCTCTGCGAAGCCATGCGTGGCATCGAAACGAAGAGCACGACTACGACTCGGACGACCATCGGTGAACCCACCGACATCGAACGCGAGCAGTTCCAAGGCGCGATTGCTCGCGCGGAGGACCAACAATGA
- the queC gene encoding 7-cyano-7-deazaguanine synthase QueC, with translation MSDEDRAVVLASGGMDSATAAAVAKERGYELYMLHTSYGQRTEEKEYECATSQADYFDAADFLHLTTDHLSKIGGSSLTDEEMEVEEADLESEEIPTSYVPFRNANLIAMATSYAEANDCDAVFIGAHSEDFSGYPDCRPEFFEAFQTVVNVGTKDDTQICVEAPFTEWSKTDIAERGTELDVPYDLTWSCYRDEEPACGTCDACAFRLQAFQNIGARDPIEYAERPDYTEAE, from the coding sequence ATGAGCGACGAGGACCGCGCAGTTGTCCTCGCGTCTGGAGGGATGGACTCCGCGACGGCCGCCGCAGTCGCCAAAGAGCGTGGCTACGAGCTTTACATGCTCCACACTTCCTACGGCCAACGTACCGAGGAGAAGGAGTACGAGTGTGCAACGTCGCAAGCTGACTACTTCGACGCTGCAGACTTCTTGCACCTGACGACCGACCACCTCTCGAAGATCGGGGGTTCCTCGCTCACGGACGAAGAGATGGAGGTCGAAGAGGCCGACCTCGAGTCGGAGGAGATTCCAACTTCCTACGTGCCGTTTCGGAACGCGAACCTCATCGCGATGGCCACCTCCTATGCGGAGGCGAACGACTGCGATGCAGTCTTCATAGGCGCTCACTCAGAGGACTTCTCCGGCTATCCTGACTGCCGACCTGAATTCTTCGAGGCCTTCCAGACCGTCGTCAATGTCGGCACGAAAGACGATACCCAGATCTGTGTTGAGGCACCCTTCACCGAGTGGTCCAAGACCGACATCGCCGAGCGGGGGACCGAACTCGACGTTCCTTATGACCTCACCTGGAGTTGCTACCGCGACGAAGAACCAGCGTGTGGGACGTGCGACGCCTGTGCCTTCCGCCTACAGGCCTTTCAGAACATCGGCGCCCGTGACCCTATCGAGTACGCGGAGCGGCCTGACTACACAGAGGCAGAGTAG
- a CDS encoding 6-pyruvoyl trahydropterin synthase family protein yields the protein MSLEQQPVSSLADAGKRTLHIGDDRPIRISTGHRLLHHEGKCSRPHGHNYEISVEITGTLSEDGWVVDKGDVTDIIDEWDHRFLLEEGDPLVEVFEASGDSDGIVVLEHPPTAEVMAVLLEERLFEELPDRISEVSVSVRETAELCAGGR from the coding sequence ATGTCTCTCGAACAGCAACCCGTGTCATCACTCGCTGACGCAGGGAAACGTACACTCCACATCGGCGACGACCGACCAATCCGCATCAGCACCGGTCACCGCCTTCTTCACCACGAGGGCAAGTGCAGTCGTCCCCATGGGCATAACTACGAGATTTCTGTCGAGATAACCGGTACACTCTCCGAGGACGGGTGGGTCGTCGACAAGGGTGATGTCACGGATATTATCGACGAATGGGATCATCGCTTCCTCCTCGAGGAGGGTGACCCGCTCGTTGAGGTGTTCGAAGCTAGTGGCGACAGTGATGGAATTGTCGTCCTCGAACATCCGCCGACGGCCGAAGTGATGGCCGTTCTCCTCGAGGAACGTCTCTTTGAAGAACTTCCCGACCGTATCTCTGAGGTCTCTGTCTCCGTCCGTGAAACGGCTGAGCTCTGCGCTGGGGGGCGCTGA
- a CDS encoding DEAD/DEAH box helicase: protein MSHDTLKHAEQLKRAYGDHYVASQNTATLKDIISRYEGGTEQTLHERLPEFMRTHGPFLQALDLPRQSDTSWSEFATNRQSIADDAPDGLHDDIVRTFSEAGFERLYAFQEDTVDSMLADNHTLVTAGTGRGKTESWLIPILQYICEAKAGYHDADPQSVKCVLTYPTKALAQDQLKRLIEYLSTLNETRTGTDQITVGIFDGDTPHNDPDAYSYLNTSFEYFECPCSNCSDSLTVERTEDGYCVTHDSPNEMDVDLDFIELTREEIVDAEVDILLTNPDTVNYRLFNVNEQDEQAVFVTQPKYVVFDEIHEYSELFGSFTATLMRRYLRSRCSLLGLDDDADDDLRLVGASATVENKRAIFQRINPFTDADITVVEENPRTLERPLPDALPNPLAEHTVDLDRLTDTSPEWTPAESLVADVLGSLPTDADASERRRVAGNRLYDTLLNETDDDLDIIRALYTTLHEEAQRPADLHETLVEMYDLTDEQATRLVDNFVTLGQLSGVLESRAHLFSWPLDGYYTCVNCAAVYDTPQSECSQCGHHFVTKLAYCNHCGEEALESWFCPDCEQLAPLNVTSGEGRFEYFQDHTCSCGTETIRAVWRPYYECSGCGDRQKINRITHCPDCDTVMVLSDDQDELVCRNPDCDVTLEAGVEVVCENCHSSDLEPLSDDSVLYCEDCGDTHEQEAGHRCSCGGTLRPKRYLGWSCSDPDCDAVYFGEPPNTCDCGKRRFARTGLLDINAIDHCSNCDTDLLPGAECRCDDPAISPTVRGFREYKLVDELGQIRKPSSFHGAVPCYDPRKTYRKSSRYESMIRGPGNTAVTTAQYFLREIADVDDPESFREAKMLSFADSQSDMKELNRNFTEPERTLFVTQFVVDTLTEADEDWVSLADLQSTVIERATEYEQMLTEGDGGLLEAMTGYRQSVSDFLEEEVAARVLQGRYNNRWRSRDHLPSDGLLDVTLDVDWSSLPSGERAILEGLNEQSKQYVDSLIDEIEDAGRHVESLIEQGILRRIETDSGYLVGFDENCVHCTTVDVDTPITYVPATDTFYSTFDESCIDLDAELESVTFGADYEARSEFTHPHFDLTAYRVNYSDPLMLVSRAYFGLTEKDERRRIEYQFREGRYPNFLSSGPAMEVGMDIGDLDALLLYGTPPNTNSYLQRIGRAGRQSGSSLVHSISQRNPIDYYYYEQPNELIQAEPQPVPLNETNEEVLRISLTWAILDYFAAEYWVPWRRESSDIVDELYCEEDLVPRSEPRPNDIVTFTALLASENEAIQFVDDEAPLQRLKTAYEEHQPDVRAWLEDILGFSYCRDCGRKHSAGYEGPCSRSECDGRVVSTADAHEDVIEEAMTAFVDEFVEGYFDFEDDILDELDEVQTQLNELNLESRGRRNRRRQDTDDRVEQRDKRDRLQSRSANLNQYLDRLARMDYGTFLEEHSTTPFSLRSVDDTVEYELIGEDFESVTDDLQSRPVRTALSELHPGAAYLHSDNQRYIVTGVRAHSYQTSQLDGSAAICPTCGAEYDLGESPCKECGADLKRLKTIVPERVTAYKSDLVLGQLPNGDPLLPTRLYQSDSEIQDTYAPTETNVTGFDPDLAKAFTITTEDGDPVGRFDYGDVTITSSVHQFHAHYVGGGSDPLPNVFELCGKENCDGVIARNDETAYCMRHPEHSTEDTDVVRLATEFDTKAVRIQFDDEDIEHAFSHGVRMALQYIGGVGVRAVPESLGEDGTYVFDNETGGSGVTVLLTMGSGDTREKFDTAIELIEEAFECDCDNGCPFCIYQYGCENQNDPETIAKDDFMDLIDSGLTLTQRDIEAGNDE from the coding sequence ATGAGCCACGACACACTCAAGCACGCTGAACAGTTGAAACGCGCATACGGCGACCACTACGTCGCCAGCCAGAACACTGCGACCCTGAAGGACATCATCTCGCGCTACGAGGGTGGGACAGAGCAGACGCTCCACGAGCGATTGCCTGAGTTCATGCGGACGCACGGTCCATTCCTCCAAGCGCTCGATTTGCCACGACAAAGCGACACCTCGTGGTCGGAGTTTGCCACGAACCGCCAGTCGATCGCCGACGACGCGCCCGACGGCCTCCATGATGATATCGTTCGCACGTTCTCTGAGGCCGGCTTCGAGCGACTCTACGCGTTCCAAGAGGACACCGTGGACTCGATGCTTGCCGATAATCACACGCTCGTCACGGCTGGGACGGGCCGCGGGAAAACAGAGAGTTGGCTCATCCCGATTCTCCAATACATTTGTGAGGCGAAAGCCGGCTATCACGACGCTGACCCGCAGAGTGTCAAGTGCGTTCTCACCTATCCCACGAAAGCACTCGCACAGGATCAACTGAAGCGCCTCATCGAATACCTCTCAACGCTCAACGAGACCCGAACTGGCACTGACCAGATCACGGTCGGTATCTTCGATGGCGATACCCCACACAACGATCCGGACGCTTACTCGTATCTCAACACTTCGTTCGAGTACTTCGAGTGTCCTTGCAGCAACTGCTCGGACTCGTTGACGGTTGAACGAACTGAGGACGGCTATTGCGTCACGCACGACTCCCCGAATGAGATGGACGTCGACCTCGACTTCATCGAACTCACTCGTGAGGAGATTGTTGACGCGGAAGTCGATATCCTCCTTACGAATCCAGACACCGTCAACTATCGGTTATTCAACGTCAATGAACAGGACGAACAGGCAGTGTTCGTCACGCAGCCGAAATACGTCGTCTTCGACGAGATCCACGAATACTCCGAGCTCTTCGGGTCATTCACCGCGACGTTGATGCGTCGCTATCTCCGCTCCCGGTGCTCACTGCTCGGACTCGACGACGACGCGGACGACGACCTCCGACTCGTCGGCGCTAGCGCGACCGTCGAGAACAAGCGCGCGATTTTCCAGCGTATCAACCCCTTCACGGATGCTGACATCACTGTCGTCGAGGAAAACCCGCGAACGCTTGAGCGTCCCCTCCCAGACGCTCTCCCGAACCCACTCGCCGAACACACCGTCGACCTGGACCGACTCACCGATACGTCCCCGGAGTGGACGCCTGCCGAATCGCTTGTCGCGGATGTCCTCGGAAGCCTGCCTACTGATGCCGATGCTAGCGAACGGCGGCGAGTCGCCGGTAACCGGCTTTATGACACCCTTCTTAACGAAACTGATGACGACCTCGACATCATTCGCGCGCTCTACACAACGCTTCACGAGGAGGCTCAGCGGCCGGCCGATCTCCACGAGACGCTCGTGGAGATGTACGATCTCACCGACGAGCAGGCTACTCGACTCGTTGATAATTTCGTCACGCTTGGTCAACTCTCTGGTGTTCTCGAGAGTCGCGCCCATCTGTTCAGTTGGCCACTCGACGGCTACTACACCTGCGTGAACTGTGCAGCGGTCTACGATACGCCGCAGTCCGAGTGCTCGCAGTGTGGCCATCACTTTGTCACCAAACTTGCGTACTGCAACCATTGTGGTGAGGAGGCGCTCGAGTCGTGGTTCTGTCCGGACTGCGAGCAACTCGCCCCACTCAACGTCACGTCCGGTGAGGGACGCTTTGAGTACTTCCAAGACCACACGTGCAGCTGTGGAACAGAGACGATTCGGGCGGTTTGGCGCCCCTACTACGAGTGCTCGGGGTGTGGTGACCGACAGAAGATCAATCGGATCACCCACTGTCCAGACTGCGACACCGTCATGGTTCTCAGCGATGACCAGGACGAACTCGTCTGCCGGAACCCAGACTGTGACGTAACTCTGGAGGCCGGGGTGGAGGTCGTCTGTGAGAACTGCCACTCGTCCGATCTCGAACCACTCAGCGACGACTCTGTCCTCTACTGTGAGGACTGCGGGGACACTCACGAACAGGAGGCCGGCCATCGATGTAGTTGTGGTGGAACGCTGCGCCCGAAGCGCTACCTCGGCTGGTCGTGTAGCGACCCCGACTGTGACGCGGTCTACTTCGGGGAGCCACCGAACACTTGCGACTGCGGGAAGCGGCGGTTCGCCCGAACGGGCCTCCTCGACATCAACGCGATTGATCACTGTTCGAACTGCGATACCGACCTCCTTCCGGGTGCTGAGTGTCGCTGCGATGACCCAGCGATTTCCCCGACCGTTCGTGGCTTCCGCGAGTACAAACTCGTCGACGAGCTCGGGCAGATCCGCAAGCCTTCGTCGTTCCACGGAGCTGTACCCTGCTACGATCCGCGGAAGACTTATCGGAAGTCCTCGCGCTACGAGTCGATGATTCGCGGGCCTGGTAACACCGCCGTCACAACCGCCCAATACTTCCTCCGCGAGATTGCGGACGTCGACGATCCGGAGTCGTTCCGTGAAGCCAAGATGCTCTCCTTCGCCGACAGCCAGTCGGACATGAAGGAACTCAATCGGAACTTCACCGAACCCGAGCGGACGCTCTTCGTAACCCAGTTCGTCGTCGACACGCTCACGGAAGCAGACGAAGACTGGGTGTCGCTCGCAGACCTCCAGTCCACGGTAATTGAGCGCGCCACGGAGTACGAGCAGATGCTCACCGAGGGTGATGGCGGACTACTAGAAGCCATGACGGGTTATCGGCAGTCCGTCAGTGACTTCCTCGAAGAGGAGGTCGCAGCGCGAGTCCTCCAGGGACGCTACAACAACCGCTGGCGGAGCCGCGACCACCTCCCCTCCGACGGCTTGCTTGACGTCACACTCGATGTCGACTGGAGCAGTCTCCCGTCGGGTGAACGAGCCATTCTCGAGGGACTGAACGAGCAGAGCAAGCAGTACGTCGATTCACTCATCGACGAGATCGAGGACGCAGGCCGACACGTCGAGTCACTCATCGAACAGGGTATCCTCCGTCGCATCGAGACCGATTCCGGGTATCTTGTCGGCTTCGACGAAAACTGCGTGCATTGCACGACCGTCGACGTAGATACGCCGATTACGTACGTCCCCGCGACGGACACATTCTATTCGACGTTCGATGAGTCGTGCATCGACCTCGATGCAGAGCTTGAGTCGGTCACGTTTGGTGCCGACTACGAGGCCCGAAGTGAGTTCACCCATCCGCACTTCGACCTCACGGCGTACCGCGTGAACTACTCCGACCCTCTGATGTTGGTTTCCCGTGCCTACTTCGGGCTCACGGAGAAAGACGAACGCCGCCGCATCGAGTATCAGTTTCGGGAGGGACGCTACCCCAACTTCCTCTCTTCGGGGCCGGCAATGGAGGTCGGGATGGACATCGGCGACCTTGACGCGCTTCTCCTCTACGGCACCCCACCGAACACGAATTCGTACCTTCAGCGGATCGGTCGCGCTGGCCGCCAGTCTGGTTCGTCACTCGTCCATTCGATCAGCCAGCGCAATCCGATTGACTACTACTACTACGAACAGCCAAACGAACTTATCCAGGCCGAACCACAGCCCGTTCCGCTCAACGAGACGAACGAGGAGGTACTCCGTATCTCGCTGACGTGGGCGATCCTCGACTACTTCGCTGCCGAATACTGGGTTCCGTGGCGTCGCGAGAGCAGTGACATCGTTGACGAACTCTACTGTGAGGAAGACCTCGTCCCACGCAGCGAACCGCGACCGAACGACATCGTGACGTTCACCGCGCTTCTCGCGAGCGAGAACGAGGCAATCCAGTTTGTTGACGATGAGGCCCCACTACAGAGGCTCAAGACGGCGTACGAAGAGCATCAACCCGACGTTCGCGCGTGGCTTGAGGACATTCTTGGGTTCAGTTACTGCCGCGATTGTGGGCGGAAGCACAGCGCCGGCTACGAGGGCCCGTGTAGTCGGTCGGAGTGCGACGGTCGCGTTGTCTCCACGGCTGATGCACACGAGGACGTGATCGAGGAGGCGATGACGGCGTTCGTCGACGAGTTCGTCGAGGGCTACTTCGACTTTGAGGATGACATCCTAGACGAACTGGACGAGGTTCAGACGCAACTCAACGAACTCAATTTGGAGTCGCGCGGTCGGCGGAACCGTCGTCGCCAGGACACAGACGATCGTGTGGAACAGCGTGATAAGCGTGATCGACTACAGAGTCGAAGTGCAAACCTGAACCAGTACTTGGATCGCCTGGCACGGATGGACTACGGGACGTTCCTCGAGGAACACAGCACCACGCCGTTCAGTCTTCGTTCCGTCGACGACACGGTCGAATACGAACTCATCGGTGAGGATTTCGAGTCTGTGACTGACGACCTGCAGTCCCGGCCGGTTCGAACCGCGCTTTCCGAACTCCACCCTGGTGCGGCCTACCTTCACTCGGACAACCAGCGCTACATCGTTACCGGCGTGCGTGCCCACTCGTATCAGACCTCGCAACTGGACGGTAGTGCTGCAATCTGTCCTACGTGCGGCGCCGAGTACGACCTCGGCGAAAGTCCATGTAAGGAGTGCGGCGCCGATCTCAAGCGCCTGAAAACCATCGTTCCGGAACGCGTCACCGCGTACAAGTCAGATCTCGTACTCGGGCAACTCCCGAACGGCGATCCCCTCCTCCCAACTCGCTTGTACCAGTCGGACTCGGAAATCCAGGACACCTACGCGCCCACTGAAACAAACGTTACAGGATTCGACCCTGATCTAGCGAAAGCGTTCACGATTACGACCGAGGACGGAGATCCAGTGGGGCGATTTGACTACGGCGACGTCACAATCACGTCTTCTGTCCACCAGTTCCACGCTCACTACGTTGGCGGAGGATCTGACCCGCTACCGAACGTCTTTGAGCTCTGTGGTAAGGAAAACTGTGACGGTGTTATCGCACGTAACGACGAGACTGCCTACTGTATGCGGCATCCGGAACACTCGACTGAGGACACCGATGTTGTCCGCCTCGCAACCGAGTTCGACACGAAGGCTGTCCGTATCCAGTTCGACGACGAAGACATTGAGCACGCCTTCTCCCACGGCGTCCGCATGGCACTCCAGTACATCGGTGGTGTCGGAGTGCGCGCCGTCCCGGAATCACTCGGCGAAGATGGTACCTACGTCTTCGACAACGAGACCGGTGGCAGTGGCGTCACCGTCCTTCTCACCATGGGATCCGGTGATACACGGGAGAAATTCGACACCGCAATCGAACTTATCGAGGAGGCGTTCGAATGTGACTGCGATAATGGCTGTCCGTTCTGTATATACCAGTACGGCTGTGAGAACCAGAACGACCCCGAGACGATCGCGAAAGATGACTTCATGGATCTCATCGACTCCGGGTTGACACTCACTCAGCGTGATATCGAGGCAGGCAATGACGAATAG